One region of Cytophagia bacterium CHB2 genomic DNA includes:
- a CDS encoding peroxiredoxin has translation MDTQGYPGLLTLILAMFAGTALFAAVGSMLQVGEAAPQFVANDQDGNLWKSADYVGKGYLVVYFYPAAMTGGCTKQACSYRDQKKGLDDLHATIVGISGDPVRNLKYFQEAHQLNFTLLSDVSGEIAAKFGVPVGAGGNITRTIAGEEKELARMVSAARWTFVIDPQGKIVYKDAEVNAVEDSQKVADFVRKHSAGKK, from the coding sequence ATGGATACTCAAGGTTATCCTGGCTTGCTAACATTGATTCTGGCAATGTTTGCCGGAACAGCTCTCTTTGCCGCTGTTGGCAGCATGCTGCAAGTTGGTGAGGCAGCTCCTCAATTTGTTGCCAATGATCAGGACGGCAATCTGTGGAAGTCCGCGGATTATGTTGGCAAAGGTTATCTCGTGGTTTATTTCTACCCCGCAGCCATGACCGGCGGCTGCACCAAACAGGCGTGCAGTTATCGCGATCAAAAAAAAGGGCTTGATGATTTGCACGCCACGATCGTGGGGATTAGCGGCGATCCGGTGAGAAATCTCAAGTATTTTCAGGAAGCCCATCAGTTGAATTTCACGCTGCTTTCGGATGTCAGCGGTGAGATTGCCGCGAAATTCGGCGTGCCGGTTGGCGCGGGCGGCAATATCACGCGCACCATTGCCGGCGAGGAAAAGGAGCTGGCGCGCATGGTTTCCGCCGCACGCTGGACATTTGTCATCGACCCGCAGGGAAAAATTGTTTACAAAGACGCCGAAGTGAATGCCGTCGAAGACAGTCAAAAAGTGGCTGATTTTGTGCGTAAACACAGCGCGGGCAAGAAGTGA